The following proteins are co-located in the Polystyrenella longa genome:
- the rpoC gene encoding DNA-directed RNA polymerase subunit beta' codes for MSSAETSYDRVNDYGAIKISLASPHDIRSWSFGEIKKPETINYRTYRPERDGLFCERIFGPEKDWECACGKYRGMKYKGMICDRCGVKVTHSRVRRKRMGHIELAAPVVHIWFFKSMPSRLGALLNMKTTSLEKVVYFQDYAVTNPGETPLEFAQVMTEDEVRQAEENYGEGAFEVEMGAEAVKKLLQALNLVELSDQIRADLKTTNSQQKRKDYIKRLKIIEALRDSDNKPEWMVLDVVPVIPPDLRPLVLLDSGNFATSDLNDLYRRIINRNNRLKKLVDLNAPEVIIRNEKRMLQQSVDALFDNNRCKRPVLGSSNRPLKSLTDMIKGKQGRFRENLLGKRVDYSARSVIVVGPELSLNQCGLPKKIALELFQPFIIRRLKELGHADTIKSAKRMLERRDEDVWDILDEVITNHPVLLNRAPTLHRMGIQAFEPVLVEGNAIRVHPLVCKGFNADFDGDQMAVHLPLSIEAQVEATTLILSTNNIFSPANGAPIISASQDIVMGCYYMTVSKADRLGHGMIFASTDEVHLAFLQGKVVRHTEIKVRLPHDKRVKGEGSDEFQAGGLVETTVGRVMFNDFLPSKMAFYNQTMKSRDLSNVIADCYLELGKEATITLLDKMKETGFREATASGMSFATSDLKIPPEKEDIINKSEKVVLDQLKLYQRGIITNQERYNKVLDTWMGAREEITKHMMVELENDYRDEGAYVNPIFLMAQSGARGGVEQMRQLAGMRGLMSKPNGEIIETPIKANFCEGLTVLEYFSSTHGARKGLADTALKTADSGYLTRKLADVCQNMVITQNDCGTTQGITRGVVYRGEKVEVSLADAVRGRVSRTNIVNPITDEVIVREGEMITVEMARKIQAMGLEKIQVRSPMTCESELGLCQLCYGMDLSTGDRVEEGLAVGIVAAQSIGEPGTQLTMRTFHIGGTAHRDVEESEIQAKRAGRVKYARIRSVMNSEGKNVVLTRNGEVIVVDNKERELEKYTIPNGATLMVNENDEIEAGQVLCQWDPHSVPILAEVGGKVRFEDCIDGRSYRSEKDQSGHVRRTIIEHKTDLHPQIILEDGTGKILDFYYLPEGANIEVDEGSMVAAGTVLAKNPRESGGTQDITGGLPRVTELFEARKPKDPAVIAEIDGEVEFVPERKRGKRVVIVRADDASEVEHIIPHGKQLLVHAGERVVAGDALVRGPLVPHDILRVSGTEAVQQYLLHEIQNVYRSQRVEIDDKHIEIVVSQMLRKLKIENVGDTNSLPGILVDKFEFRKLNEELKKSVRISDAGESEFIEGDVVPIAVLEEVNAHLEAAGQSPSTGVKPRPATASTQLLGITKAAVQSESFISAASFQETTKVLTEAALAGKEDTLVGLKENVILGHLIPAGTGFRTHQDAEVRIRPEALEELQAEKERMLAARMDYLNEQSPEPPAPRSFE; via the coding sequence GTGAGTAGTGCCGAAACATCCTACGATCGAGTTAATGACTACGGTGCCATCAAGATCAGCTTGGCCAGTCCTCATGACATCCGCAGTTGGTCTTTTGGGGAAATTAAAAAGCCCGAGACGATCAACTACCGTACCTACCGTCCTGAGCGCGATGGTCTATTTTGCGAACGAATTTTCGGACCAGAAAAGGACTGGGAATGTGCCTGCGGTAAATATCGTGGCATGAAATACAAAGGTATGATTTGTGACCGTTGTGGAGTGAAAGTCACCCACAGCCGTGTCCGCCGTAAGCGGATGGGTCACATTGAACTGGCCGCCCCGGTTGTTCATATCTGGTTCTTCAAATCGATGCCGAGTCGCTTGGGCGCTTTGCTCAACATGAAAACGACTTCGCTTGAAAAAGTCGTCTACTTCCAGGATTACGCCGTTACAAACCCGGGGGAAACACCACTCGAGTTTGCGCAGGTAATGACTGAGGACGAAGTTCGTCAGGCGGAAGAAAATTACGGCGAAGGTGCCTTCGAAGTGGAGATGGGTGCTGAAGCGGTTAAAAAGTTGCTGCAGGCTCTTAACCTGGTTGAACTTTCTGACCAGATTCGTGCCGATCTCAAAACGACGAACAGCCAACAGAAGCGTAAAGACTACATCAAGCGTTTGAAAATCATTGAAGCCTTACGCGACAGTGATAACAAACCGGAGTGGATGGTCCTCGACGTTGTTCCTGTAATTCCTCCGGACCTTCGCCCGTTGGTACTGCTGGATTCCGGCAACTTCGCAACGAGCGACCTGAACGATTTATATCGGCGTATTATCAACCGGAATAACCGTTTGAAAAAACTCGTCGACTTGAATGCTCCTGAGGTCATCATTCGTAACGAAAAACGAATGTTGCAGCAGTCTGTCGACGCTTTGTTCGACAACAACCGCTGTAAGCGACCAGTGCTCGGTTCCTCGAATCGTCCGCTGAAATCGCTGACCGACATGATCAAAGGAAAGCAGGGCCGGTTCCGTGAGAACTTGCTGGGTAAACGTGTTGACTACTCGGCTCGTTCGGTCATCGTGGTGGGGCCGGAACTTTCGTTGAATCAATGTGGTCTTCCCAAGAAGATCGCACTCGAGTTGTTCCAGCCTTTCATTATTCGTCGGCTTAAAGAACTCGGTCACGCCGATACGATTAAGAGCGCGAAGCGAATGCTCGAACGACGTGACGAAGATGTCTGGGACATTCTGGACGAAGTCATCACGAACCATCCTGTTCTATTGAATCGTGCTCCTACTTTGCACCGTATGGGTATTCAGGCGTTTGAGCCGGTTCTGGTGGAAGGGAACGCGATTCGTGTTCACCCGCTGGTTTGCAAAGGTTTCAATGCCGACTTTGACGGTGACCAGATGGCCGTTCACTTGCCCCTCTCCATTGAGGCTCAGGTTGAAGCGACCACTTTGATTCTGTCGACGAACAATATTTTCTCGCCGGCGAACGGTGCTCCGATTATTAGTGCGTCCCAAGACATCGTCATGGGCTGTTACTACATGACCGTGAGTAAAGCGGATCGCCTTGGTCATGGAATGATCTTTGCCTCAACTGACGAAGTGCATCTGGCCTTTCTTCAGGGCAAAGTTGTTCGTCACACGGAAATCAAAGTACGCCTCCCTCACGACAAGCGTGTGAAGGGTGAGGGATCGGACGAGTTTCAGGCAGGTGGCTTAGTTGAAACGACCGTGGGTCGTGTCATGTTCAATGATTTCCTGCCGTCGAAGATGGCCTTCTACAACCAGACAATGAAAAGTCGCGACTTGTCGAACGTGATCGCCGATTGTTACCTCGAGTTGGGTAAAGAAGCGACGATTACTCTGTTGGACAAAATGAAAGAGACCGGCTTCCGCGAGGCGACTGCCAGCGGGATGTCCTTCGCGACGAGCGACCTTAAAATACCGCCCGAAAAAGAAGACATCATCAACAAGTCCGAAAAAGTTGTTTTGGATCAGTTGAAGTTGTATCAGCGCGGGATCATCACTAACCAGGAACGGTACAACAAAGTACTTGATACGTGGATGGGTGCTCGCGAAGAGATCACCAAGCACATGATGGTCGAGCTTGAAAACGACTACCGTGATGAGGGGGCGTATGTTAACCCGATCTTCCTCATGGCTCAGTCTGGTGCTCGTGGTGGTGTGGAACAAATGCGGCAGCTCGCCGGTATGCGTGGTTTGATGTCGAAGCCGAATGGTGAGATCATCGAAACCCCCATTAAAGCGAACTTCTGTGAAGGTTTGACCGTTCTCGAATACTTCAGTTCGACTCACGGTGCCCGTAAAGGTCTGGCCGACACCGCCCTGAAAACGGCGGACAGCGGTTACTTGACCCGTAAACTGGCTGACGTTTGTCAGAACATGGTTATTACTCAGAACGATTGCGGGACGACTCAGGGAATTACCCGTGGGGTTGTTTATCGCGGTGAAAAAGTCGAAGTCTCCCTCGCGGACGCAGTTCGTGGTCGTGTTTCACGAACGAATATCGTGAACCCGATCACCGACGAAGTGATCGTACGGGAAGGCGAGATGATCACCGTTGAAATGGCTCGCAAAATTCAGGCGATGGGACTGGAAAAAATCCAGGTCCGCAGCCCGATGACATGCGAATCCGAACTGGGGCTCTGTCAGCTTTGCTACGGTATGGACCTGTCTACCGGCGACCGCGTCGAAGAAGGTCTTGCTGTCGGTATTGTTGCCGCTCAGTCGATCGGTGAACCGGGAACTCAATTGACGATGCGTACGTTCCACATTGGTGGTACGGCTCACCGCGATGTTGAAGAGAGTGAGATTCAGGCGAAACGTGCCGGTCGTGTTAAATACGCTCGAATTCGTAGCGTAATGAACAGTGAAGGCAAAAACGTCGTGTTGACCCGAAACGGGGAAGTCATCGTCGTCGACAACAAAGAACGTGAGCTGGAGAAATACACCATCCCGAACGGGGCAACCCTGATGGTGAACGAAAACGATGAAATCGAAGCCGGTCAGGTTCTCTGTCAATGGGACCCTCACTCCGTGCCGATTCTCGCCGAAGTCGGTGGTAAAGTTCGATTCGAAGACTGTATCGATGGTCGTTCCTATCGGTCTGAAAAAGACCAATCCGGGCACGTTCGTCGTACCATCATCGAGCACAAAACCGATCTCCATCCTCAGATCATTCTGGAAGATGGAACCGGGAAAATTCTCGACTTCTATTACTTGCCTGAAGGGGCAAACATCGAAGTGGACGAAGGCTCCATGGTTGCCGCTGGTACGGTACTGGCTAAGAACCCCCGTGAATCGGGTGGTACGCAGGACATCACCGGGGGTCTGCCTCGTGTGACGGAACTGTTCGAAGCACGTAAACCGAAAGACCCGGCGGTCATCGCCGAGATCGACGGTGAAGTTGAATTCGTACCAGAACGTAAACGTGGTAAACGAGTCGTTATCGTTCGAGCTGATGACGCAAGTGAAGTGGAGCACATCATTCCACACGGTAAGCAGCTCCTGGTTCACGCGGGAGAGCGTGTGGTTGCTGGAGACGCGCTGGTGCGTGGTCCGCTGGTTCCTCACGACATTCTGCGAGTCAGTGGTACTGAAGCCGTACAGCAATACCTGCTGCACGAAATTCAGAACGTGTACCGTTCGCAGCGAGTGGAGATCGACGATAAGCACATCGAAATCGTTGTTTCCCAGATGCTTCGTAAATTGAAAATCGAAAATGTCGGCGACACGAATTCCCTTCCGGGTATTCTGGTCGACAAATTCGAATTCCGAAAATTGAACGAAGAACTCAAAAAGAGCGTCCGGATTTCGGATGCGGGAGAATCTGAGTTCATCGAAGGCGACGTTGTTCCGATCGCTGTTCTGGAAGAAGTCAACGCTCACTTGGAAGCTGCAGGGCAGTCACCATCCACTGGTGTCAAACCTCGTCCAGCGACCGCCAGTACTCAGTTGCTTGGAATTACCAAAGCGGCTGTTCAGAGCGAAAGCTTTATCTCGGCAGCCAGTTTCCAGGAAACAACCAAGGTTCTTACCGAGGCGGCTCTGGCCGGCAAAGAGGACACCTTGGTGGGTCTGAAAGAGAACGTCATTCTGGGTCACCTGATTCCGGCTGGTACCGGTTTTCGAACTCACCAGGACGCCGAAGTTCGAATTCGGCCCGAGGCTCTAGAAGAGCTGCAGGCTGAAAAAGAGCGAATGTTGGCAGCCCGTATGGACTATCTCAATGAACAGAGCCCGGAACCACCCGCTCCGCGGTCCTTTGAGTAA
- the rpoB gene encoding DNA-directed RNA polymerase subunit beta → MPNPAVRIIPTQEVRNFGQLECDYELSDLTKIQTESYDRFLQYDKTPGERKPEGLEEVLQEIFPIESYDKQYRMEYVRYELGKPRYSPDECRQLRLTYGRPFRVWLRLVKEQPIEEEVYLGDFPIMLGGGEFIINGAERVIVSQLHRSPGVDFVMSSEPGEHKKNYSCRVIPERGSWIEVLISKKEAAQVRIDQSGKFSAMTLLRAMTPDNSSDADLVKLFYETTEVKIPKTKSCEEKALNKFAAQDVVYPNGHEKCGEIIVDCGSKITATMIEEIDQSGLSSIEIIEDAKDELILNSIKEDVTASHEEALLKIYQRLRPGTPPQLEKATDLFREKFYDLNRYRLGRVGRFRINRKFNQDIPDTEMTLRPEDFTNALRYIVNLRIGSPEAWIDDIDNLGNRRLRTIDELGVDEIRKGFLKLRRTVQERMSLKDVEEMSPRTLVNPKSVSAAIDYFFGRSELSQVVDQTNPLSMLTHERRLSALGPGGLNRKRAGFEVRDVHISHYGRICPIETPEGTNIGLISSLAVMSKVDDYGFLITPYRKVIDSKITDEIEWLRADEESQVRVVPADTPVESGMIQGVRALARFNNDVSLVPVVDVQYIDLAPAQMVGVSAGLIPFLEHDDANRALMGSNMQRQAVPLLVAEAPLVGTGMEEAVAQNSGMVIRAEKAGKVTYVDATQIRVDNRLYTLRKFTGLNERTCLNQTPIVKLGQKVKKGEILCDSAATQNGTLALGRNVLVAFMSWEGYNFEDAIILSERLVKEDVYTSIHIDEFDVEIRETKLGREEFTRDIPNVSDKALRHLDDDGIVQIGTRVSPGDILVGKVSPKAKSELTPEEKLLHAIFGRAGEDVKNESLEIPSGVDGIVIHTERFARRMSLSELERKKYEAELKEAEQKGNSDVAETFIEFLKEFEKVLGRHLTDDDGQEIRTIEDPKAVATFAEKFVNYFEQLDIRSPQKIAECRKMIKENWSEVESSLERRDQKLNSMKRGDELPNGVLQMVKVYVASRRQISVGDKMAGRHGNKGVISKVLPIEDMPFLEDGTPVDIILNPLGVPSRMNVGQILETHLGYAAAKTGFRAICPVFDGADEDTIRAALRDAGLPEDGKSVLFDGRTGEQMEQRVTVGQIYMLKLHHLVDDKVHARATGPYSLITQQPLGGKARFGGQRFGEMEVWALEAYGAAYILQELLTVKSDDVEGRTKIYESMVKGENTLEAGTPASFDVLNHEIRGLCLNLQLEKNPG, encoded by the coding sequence ATGCCGAACCCAGCGGTTAGAATCATCCCCACGCAAGAAGTTCGTAATTTCGGACAGCTGGAATGTGATTATGAACTTTCTGATCTTACTAAAATTCAAACAGAGTCGTACGATCGTTTTCTGCAATACGATAAGACTCCTGGTGAGCGAAAACCTGAAGGCTTGGAAGAGGTCCTTCAGGAAATCTTTCCGATTGAAAGTTACGACAAACAGTACCGAATGGAATACGTTCGGTATGAACTGGGTAAACCTCGTTATTCACCCGATGAATGCCGGCAGCTCCGCCTGACTTACGGGCGTCCCTTCCGAGTCTGGTTACGGCTCGTTAAAGAGCAGCCAATCGAGGAAGAAGTTTACCTCGGCGATTTTCCCATCATGTTAGGTGGTGGTGAATTTATCATTAACGGTGCTGAACGCGTCATCGTTAGTCAGTTGCACCGGTCTCCTGGTGTGGACTTCGTCATGAGTTCCGAACCTGGCGAACACAAAAAAAATTACAGTTGCCGAGTAATTCCCGAGCGTGGTAGCTGGATCGAAGTCCTGATCTCCAAGAAAGAAGCTGCTCAGGTCCGAATCGACCAGAGCGGTAAGTTCTCGGCAATGACTTTGCTGCGAGCCATGACGCCTGATAACTCGTCGGATGCTGACTTGGTTAAACTCTTTTACGAGACAACTGAAGTCAAAATTCCCAAGACAAAAAGCTGCGAAGAAAAAGCACTTAATAAATTCGCTGCTCAGGACGTCGTCTACCCGAATGGCCATGAAAAATGTGGCGAGATCATTGTCGACTGTGGTTCAAAAATTACTGCAACAATGATCGAAGAAATTGATCAGTCTGGTCTGTCTTCAATTGAAATTATTGAAGACGCCAAAGACGAACTGATTCTGAACAGTATTAAAGAAGACGTAACGGCTTCTCACGAAGAAGCTTTACTCAAAATCTATCAACGATTACGTCCAGGGACTCCTCCACAGCTGGAAAAAGCGACGGATCTATTCCGCGAAAAGTTCTATGACCTGAATCGTTATCGTCTTGGTCGCGTTGGTCGCTTCCGCATCAATCGTAAATTCAATCAGGACATTCCGGATACGGAAATGACATTACGTCCTGAGGACTTTACGAATGCATTACGGTACATTGTAAACCTTCGCATTGGTTCTCCGGAAGCCTGGATCGATGACATTGACAACCTTGGTAATCGCCGGTTGCGAACGATCGATGAATTGGGTGTCGATGAAATCCGAAAAGGTTTTCTGAAACTTCGGCGAACTGTTCAGGAACGCATGAGCCTGAAAGACGTCGAAGAAATGTCTCCCCGGACACTCGTGAATCCGAAATCAGTTTCGGCCGCCATCGATTACTTCTTCGGCCGAAGTGAACTTTCGCAGGTCGTCGACCAGACGAACCCTCTGTCGATGTTGACCCACGAACGCCGTTTGAGTGCCCTTGGACCTGGCGGTTTAAACCGTAAACGTGCAGGTTTCGAAGTTCGCGACGTTCATATTTCTCACTATGGTCGAATCTGTCCGATTGAAACTCCTGAGGGTACGAACATCGGTTTGATCTCCAGTTTGGCAGTAATGTCCAAGGTGGATGACTACGGGTTTTTGATCACGCCATATCGTAAAGTCATTGATTCAAAAATTACTGATGAAATCGAGTGGTTGCGTGCTGACGAAGAGTCTCAGGTTCGTGTGGTTCCGGCAGATACTCCCGTCGAAAGCGGCATGATTCAGGGTGTGCGAGCCCTGGCCCGATTTAACAACGATGTGTCGCTCGTACCGGTAGTTGATGTGCAGTACATTGACTTGGCTCCTGCCCAGATGGTTGGTGTTTCGGCTGGTTTGATTCCCTTCCTTGAGCACGACGATGCGAACCGGGCCTTGATGGGTTCGAACATGCAACGTCAGGCGGTTCCCCTGCTGGTAGCGGAAGCTCCCCTGGTCGGAACTGGGATGGAAGAAGCCGTTGCGCAGAACAGCGGCATGGTCATTCGAGCTGAAAAAGCAGGTAAAGTAACCTATGTCGACGCTACTCAGATTCGAGTAGATAACCGGCTCTATACCTTGCGTAAATTCACAGGATTGAATGAACGAACCTGTCTGAACCAGACTCCAATCGTGAAGCTCGGACAAAAGGTCAAAAAAGGAGAAATCCTTTGTGACAGTGCGGCGACTCAGAATGGGACTCTGGCTCTTGGTCGTAACGTCCTGGTCGCCTTCATGTCGTGGGAAGGTTACAACTTTGAAGACGCGATCATTTTGTCCGAACGATTGGTGAAAGAAGACGTTTACACTTCAATTCATATTGATGAATTTGATGTAGAAATTCGTGAAACCAAACTCGGTCGGGAAGAGTTCACACGCGACATTCCCAACGTTAGCGACAAAGCACTTCGTCATCTTGATGATGACGGTATCGTTCAAATTGGTACCCGTGTCAGTCCTGGCGATATTCTCGTCGGTAAAGTATCGCCTAAAGCGAAGTCAGAACTGACTCCGGAAGAAAAACTGCTGCACGCGATCTTTGGTCGAGCAGGTGAAGACGTCAAAAACGAATCACTGGAAATTCCCAGTGGTGTAGACGGGATCGTGATTCACACCGAACGATTTGCTCGTCGGATGAGCCTGTCTGAACTTGAACGCAAAAAATACGAAGCAGAACTCAAAGAGGCGGAACAAAAAGGAAACAGCGACGTCGCTGAAACTTTCATTGAGTTCCTCAAAGAATTTGAAAAAGTTCTGGGTCGCCATTTAACCGATGACGACGGTCAAGAAATTCGTACGATCGAAGATCCGAAAGCGGTTGCCACCTTCGCGGAGAAATTCGTTAACTACTTTGAACAGCTTGATATTCGCAGTCCGCAGAAAATTGCGGAATGCCGCAAGATGATCAAAGAAAACTGGAGCGAGGTGGAAAGTTCTCTTGAACGTCGCGACCAGAAACTCAACAGCATGAAACGGGGCGATGAGCTACCTAACGGTGTGCTGCAGATGGTGAAAGTCTATGTTGCTTCACGCCGACAGATTTCGGTTGGGGACAAAATGGCTGGTCGCCACGGTAACAAAGGGGTGATCTCCAAAGTGCTGCCGATCGAAGACATGCCCTTCCTCGAAGACGGTACTCCGGTCGACATTATTCTGAACCCGCTCGGCGTGCCGAGTCGTATGAACGTGGGACAGATTCTGGAGACTCACTTGGGTTATGCCGCCGCCAAAACTGGATTCCGTGCAATCTGTCCTGTCTTTGATGGTGCCGATGAAGACACGATTCGAGCGGCTCTTCGCGACGCCGGCCTGCCGGAAGATGGAAAGTCTGTTCTGTTTGATGGTCGTACCGGAGAGCAGATGGAGCAGCGTGTCACTGTGGGGCAGATTTATATGCTCAAACTGCACCACTTGGTGGATGATAAGGTTCACGCACGTGCGACTGGACCTTACTCCTTAATCACTCAGCAGCCGCTGGGTGGTAAAGCTCGATTTGGTGGTCAGCGATTTGGAGAGATGGAAGTCTGGGCTCTCGAAGCCTACGGGGCTGCCTACATTCTCCAGGAGCTGCTGACTGTCAAGAGTGATGATGTCGAGGGAAGAACGAAGATTTACGAATCGATGGTGAAAGGCGAGAACACGCTGGAGGCAGGAACTCCAGCTAGCTTCGACGTCTTGAATCATGAAATTCGTGGGCTCTGTTTGAACCTGCAGCTGGAAAAAAATCCTGGATAG